GTGAGCCAGCTAGGCACCGGCTCCAGGTCGGCCAGCTCTTCCTTGAAGAGCTGAGAGCGCAGTGCGCGGGCTTCAGCTTGCGCGTCTGCGCGCTGGAAGCGGATTTCAGCAATACCGGCCTTCAGCGCCTCTTCGCTGGGCGGAGCGGGGGTGTAGGTGGGCGCCGGCGTCAGTGGCCCATAATCAGGCATCGGCGTCGTGGGCTGTGCGGCCAGCGGCAGCGCAGCGATGGAGGTCAGAAGGGCGAGCGAGAAACGCCCGAGGGGGGGGGGTACATTTTGTCATGTTAATGCGATATGTATAGCCAGAAGGCGTGCTTCTTTTGCATTGATGACAACGATAGGTCAACTATTTTTCGAGTGATAATGGTGAGCTTAAAACATCGCTTGGGTAAGGTATAAGTAACGTTTTTGATTTTCTGATTTCATTATCGTTTGCTCCCTACTCCCCCTGCCCGCCGAACATCTGGGCGGCCATGCGGAATTGACCGATCTGGAGGACGAGTTGCTGCTCCTGATTGCGGCGGAAGACCTCGAGTTGCGCGGGCGTGAGGTAGGGCACGACGGCTTGGGCGACGAGTTCGTTGGCCTGACGCATCTCGGTGGCGTAGGTGTCGATGTTGGCTTCGTTGATGCGGGTGAGGTCGCTGTTGTTGGGGTCGGTGACGAAGGTGGAGGTAAAGGGATACTGGCGGCGCGTCTCGTGGATTACGTCGACGAGCTGATTGTAGGTATCGGCCCCGAGGGGTTCGCCGGTGTTGCGCAGGTTGCCCGCGAGCCCGTCGAGCTCCATGCGGATGCCGAGGGTGTCTTCGAAGTAGTTGAAGGCGGCCATGTCTTCCTCGCTGTTGAGGAAGGTGCGGAGGTCTTCGCGCATCTGGGCCTCCGTCTCCTGCATCTGCTGGAGGGCGGCGGCTCGCTCCTCATCGGTCACGCTGCTGCGCATGCCGAGCAGGCCAAAGTTGACGCGCCCCATCTGACGGGCCAGCAGCAAGTCGTAGAAGTATTCCCGCTCCTCCGGGGCAAAGTCGTACTGCTCTGCCAGCCGCCGGTAGAGGACTTCCATGGTGCTGCGCTGCTGGGCGGTCACCATCTCGCTCATTGCGGGGTTGTTCTCAATCATGTTGGCCATCTCGTCCATCAGGGTCGACTCCTGACGCTGGCGGGTGGAAGCTGCCGCGGGTGGGGTGGCGACCGCTTGGGTGCGGACGTCCTCCAGCTCGGCCTTGAGACGTTCGACTTCGCGCACCATGGCAAGCTCGGCCGGCTCCTGGGTGGTGATGGCGGTCGACTGGGCGAGGGCTTCGGCCAATTGGGCGTGCAGGCGGTCGATCTGGCGGTGTTGGAACAGGGCGAGCCCGGCGAGGGCCGCGCTGAGCAGGGTCAGGAGAAGGAGGGGCGTTTGTCGGCGCATGATAGCGTTAGTATGCCAGCCGTAAGCATGAATGGCAATGCCGAAAAGTGAGGCTGGCCACTGGCGCTGCCAAGCGTTTTCATGCTCGGCACATGATGCAGCGGCCGGAGGTGAGACGATCGGTACGGACGAGTCAAACACTCGGCTGGGGCTATGCCGCGCTCGGTGCGCTGGGGGTGGTGGGGCTGCTCTTCGACCGCTCGTGGCTCACGTGGCTGGGTATCGTGGTGCCGCTGATCATCGGGGCGGGCGAGCTGGTGCTGAGCCGCCGCCTGCAGGCTGCTCCGGGCCCGGGGACCGCGCGTGCGCTCTGTTGGCACCAGTTGTGGATCCTCGTCTTGTGGGCACTGACTTCCTGGGCGCTGTGGGCGCTGGATTTCGAGGCGCTTTTTGCCGAGCTGCCGCCGTTGCTGCAACAGGGGGTGGAGCAGGCCGTGGCGCCCATGGGGTGGACGGGTGCGGACTACTTGCGCATCGTCTGGCACGGCACGTTGGTCGTGATGAGCGGCGTCCTGGGGGGCAAGCTGCTGATTGTGGCCTGGGTGCACCACCGGGCGGTGCGCAGCTTCAGGCTTCCGCCCCCGAGGCCAGCATCCATTTGAGGGCGGTCTGGATGTGTGTGTCCCAGTAGCCCCAATCGTGCGCCCCTTCGTTCTCGACGTATTCGACCGGCACCCCGCACTTGTGGGCGTGGGCGATGAAGCGGCGGTTATCGGGCAGCAAAAAGTCGTCGCGCCCGCAACAGGCCCAGAGGCGTGGCAGCACGCGGCCGGTCATTTCCGCCTCATCGATCAGCCGCAACAGGTTGTCGGGGGAGTCGACGAGGCGCTTGTGGGTGCCGAAGATGCGGACAAAGTCGTCGTGGATACGCTCCTCGCACGGGCGGTTGGCGAGATCGAGCGCACCGGAGAGGCTGGCGGCCGCGCCCCACTTCTCCGGCTGGCGCAGGGCAAGCTTGAAGGCCCCGTAGCCGCCCATGCTCAGCCCGGCGACGAAGTTGTCTTCCCGCGCGGCGGAGAGGCGGAAAAAGCTGCGGGCGACCTCGGGCACCTCTTCGCTCACATACGTCCAGTAGCGCCCGCCGGAGTGCATGTC
The Verrucomicrobiota bacterium JB022 DNA segment above includes these coding regions:
- a CDS encoding alpha/beta hydrolase family protein yields the protein MAFLQVNFFSEVLEMASTLNVILPERTHRQIGLQGRASDGPHPTLYLLHGLSDDHTIWCRRTSIERYVAPLGLAVVMPNVHRSFYTDMHSGGRYWTYVSEEVPEVARSFFRLSAAREDNFVAGLSMGGYGAFKLALRQPEKWGAAASLSGALDLANRPCEERIHDDFVRIFGTHKRLVDSPDNLLRLIDEAEMTGRVLPRLWACCGRDDFLLPDNRRFIAHAHKCGVPVEYVENEGAHDWGYWDTHIQTALKWMLASGAEA